One Scomber scombrus chromosome 1, fScoSco1.1, whole genome shotgun sequence DNA segment encodes these proteins:
- the LOC133984079 gene encoding chymotrypsin B-like: protein MAFLWILSCLAFVGAAYGCGTPAIAPQVSGYARIVNGEEAVPHSWPWQVSLQQSSGFHFCGGSLINENWVVTAAHCNVRTYHRVVAGEHNKGYGSNEDVQVLKPAKVFTHPGWNPRTINNDISLIKLASPARLGTNVSPVCLAASADVFSPGSTCVTSGWGLTRYNAPSTPNNLQQAALPLLSNTQCKTHWGSNISDVMICAGGAGATSCMGDSGGPLVCEKDGAWTLVGIVSWGSSRCSTSTPAVYARVTELRGWVDQILAAN, encoded by the exons ATGGCCTTCCTCTGGATCCTCTCCTGCCTCGCCTTCGTCGGCGCTGCCTATG GCTGCGGCACTCCCGCCATCGCCCCCCAGGTGAGCGGCTACGCCCGCATCGTTAACGGTGAGGAGGCCGTGCCTCACTCCTGGCCCTGGCAGGTGTCCCTGCAG CAATCCAGTGGCTTCCACTTCTGTGGAGGTTCTCTGATCAATGAGAACTGGGTTGTGACCGCTGCTCACTGTAACGTCAG GACTTACCACCGCGTGGTGGCTGGAGAGCACAATAAGGGCTACGGCTCCAACGAGGACGTCCAGGTGCTGAAACCCGCCAAG gtgTTCACCCACCCCGGCTGGAACCCTCGCACCATCAACAACGACATCTCCCTGATCAAGCTGGCCAGCCCCGCCCGCCTGGGAACCAACGTGTCTCCCGTCTGCCTCGCCGCATCTGCCGACGTCTTCTCCCCTGGCAGCACCTGCGTCACCTCTGGCTGGGGTCTGACCCGCTACAACG ctcccagtactcCCAACAACCTGCAGCAGGCTGCCCTGCCCCTGCTGTCCAACACACAGTGTAAGACACACTGGGGCAGCAACATCTCCGACGTCATGATCTGTGCCGGAGGAGCCGGAGCTACTTCCTGCATG GGCGACTCTGGTGGCCCTCTGGTCTGTGAGAAGGACGGAGCCTGGACTCTGGTGGGAATCGTCTCCTGGGGAAGCAGCCGTTGCTCCACCTCCACCCCCGCTGTCTACGCCCGCGTCACTGAGCTCCGTGGCTGGGTTGACCAGATCCTGGCCGCCAACTAA